CGACCTGCACGACCAGAGCGGCCCGGCCCTGGCCCAGCAGCCGCCGCAGCAGGCCAGCTACACCACCCAGGTGTATGACCGTCAGCTGGTCGAGGCCGACCACCTGATCGCCCGGCTGATCCACGAGAACAGCGCCACCGGCAAGACGGCCCAGCGATGAGCCAGGCGGCCCCCGCGCAGTTCACCCCGCCGAGCCTGCTGCTGACCACCATCGGCCTGTCGCTGGCGACCTTCATGCAAGTGCTCGACACCACCATCGCCAACGTGGCGCTGCCGACCATTTCCGGCAATCTCGGGGTGAGCTCGGAGCAGGGCACCTGGGTGATCACCTCGTTCGCGGTGAGCAACGCCATCGCCTTGCCCCTGACTGGCTGGCTGAGCCGGCGTTTCGGCGAGGTGAAGCTGTTCCTCTGGGCCACGCTGCTGTTCGTGCTGGCCTCGTTCCTATGCGGCATCGCCCAGTCGATGTCCGAACTGGTGTTTTTCCGCGTGCTCCAGGGCGTGGTGGCCGGCCCGCTGTACCCGATGACCCAGACCCTGCTGATCGCCGTGTACCCGCCGGCGAAACGCGGAATGGCCCTGGCGTTGCTGGCGATGGTCACGGTGGTGGCGCCGATTGCCGGGCCGATCCTCGGCGGCTGGATCACCGACAGCTACAGCTGGCCATGGATCTTCTTCATCAACGTGCCGATCGGGCTGTTCGCCGCCGCCGTGGTACGCCAGCAGATGCGCACGCGGCCGGTGGTCACCAGCCGCCAGCCGATGGACTACATCGGCCTGCTGACGTTGATCGTCGGCGTCGGCGCGTTGCAGGTGGTGCTGGACAAGGGCAACGACCTGGACTGGTTCGAGTCGTCGTTCATCGTGATCGGCACGCTGGTCTCGGTGGTGTTCCTGGCAGTGTTCGTTATCTGGGAACTGACCGACCGCCACCCGGTGGTCAACCTGCGATTGTTCGTGCACCGTAACTTCCGCATCGGCACGCTGGTGCTGGTAGGCGGCTACGCGGGATTCTTCGGCATCAACCTGATCCTGCCGCAATGGCTGCAGACCCAGATGGGCTACACCGCGACCTGGGCGGGCCTGGCGGTGGCACCGATCGGCCTGTTGCCGGTGCTCATGTCGCCCTTCGTCGGCAAGTATGCCCATCGCTTCGACCTGCGCGTACTGGCCGGCATCGCCTTCCTGGCGATCGGCACCAGTTGCTACATGCGCGCGGGCTTCACCAACGAGGTGGACTTCCTGCACATCGCCCTGGTGCAGTTGTTCATGGGCATTGGCGTGGCGCTGTTCTTCATGCCGACCCTGAGCATCCTGCTGTCGGACCTGCCGCCGCACCAAATTGCCGACGGATCGGGGCTGGCCACCTTCTTGCGAACGCTGGGCGGTAGCTTCGCTGCGTCGTTGACCACCTGGATCTGGATCCGTCGGGCTGACCAGCACCACGCCTACCTGAGCGAGCACATCAGCAACTTCGAGCCGGCCACCCGGCAAACCCTGGAGCAGTTGGGCGGGGCCAGTGCACAGAGCTACGCGAAGCTGGAGCAGATACTCAACAGCCAGGCGTACATGATGTCGACGGTGGACTATTTCACCTTGCTGACCTGGGTGTTCGCCGGCTTGATCCTGCTGGTGTGGCTGGCCAAGCCGCCTTTTACCGCCAAGGCCGCGCCCGCTTCGGCGGGCCATTGAAACCCATGATTCCCTGCCCGTGGTTTTCAAGTGATGGCATTTCCCCTAGTCTTGTAGGTCTTTTCCTGGCTACTTGGCAGACTCATGGACAAGGTTATCGTCATCACCGGCGCCAGCCGAGGCATCGGCGCCGCCACCGCGTTGCTGGCGGCGCAACAGGGTTACCGAATCTGCATCAACTATCACGCTGACGACCAGGCCGCACAGGCGATGCTGGCGCAGGTCCGTGCGCTGGGCGCCGAGGCGATCGCCGTGCGTGCCGACGCCAGCGTCGAGGATGAGGTGGTGCGATTGTTCCAGTGCGTCGATCAGGAGCTCGGGCCGGTTACCGCCCTGGTCAACAATGCCGGCACCATTGGCCAGCAGAGCCGTGTCGAGGACATGTCCGAGTTCCGCCTGCTCAAGGTGATGAAGACCAACGTGATCGGCCCGATCCTGTGCGCCAAGCACGCCTTGCTGCGCATGACTCGCCGCCATGGTGGGCAGGGCGGGGCGATCGTCAACGTCTCGTCGATGGCCGCGCGACTGGGCTCGCCCAACGAGTACGTCGACTATGCCGCTTCCAAGGGAGCCCTGGATACCTTTACGGTGGGCCTGGCCAGGGAAGTGGCTGGCGAGGGCGTGCGGGTCAATGGTGTGCGGCCGGGTTACATCCACACCGGCTTCCATGCCCTTAGCGGCGATCCGGAGCGCGTAAGCAAGCTTGAGCCAGGCCTGCCGATGGGACGCGGCGGCCAACCTGAAGAGGTGGCGGAGGCGATCCTTTGGCTGTTGTCGGAAAAGGCGTCGTACGCGACCGGCACCTTCATTGATCTGAGTGGCGGGCGCTAGTGTCCTGTCTCGGAAATACGTTCTCTTTTGGCGAGTGGCCTGGGTGTTCGGGCAAGGCGCCGCGACGAGTCATAGCAGGGCTGTGGCGAGGCGTGGCAACGCCGGCCGGGCGGCCAAGACGCCGTCAAAAGTGAACAGCCTATTTCCGAGACACGACACTAGTGGTATTCGCGCAGCAACAGATCAACCTGATCCACCAGCTTCTCGAGATCAAAAGGCTTGGTCAGTACGCGGGTTCTTTGCGGTAGGGGGCCATCCTCGAGCACCGCATTGGCATCGTAGCCGGTGATGAACAGCACCGGCAGCGAAGGGTGGCGCTGGCGCATGGCCTGGGCGACCTGGCGGCCATTCATGCCACAGGGCAGGCCAATGTCGGTGATCAGCAGGTCGAACGTCTGGTCTGCCTCGAGCGCAGCCGGGCCGGTGGCGTAGCCTTCGACCTCGTGCCCCAGCTCCTCGAGCACTTCGGCGATCACCAGGCGTAACGCGTCCTGGTCCTCGACCAGCAGTACCCGCCTTCCGGGGCTGCGAGTCGACAGCGGTGACGCAGCTTTTGCAGGCGCAAGCTGGGCAACGGTGTCATGCCTGGGCAGATACAGGTGGATGCAGGTACCTTCACCTGGCGGGGAGCTGATCTGCAGTTGTCCACCTGACTGACGGACAAAACCATAGACCATGGACAGGCCAAGCCCGGTGCTTTGTCCAATAGGTTTGGTGGTGAAGAAGGGTTCGAGCGCGCGATCGATCACCTCCGGTGGCATTCCCCGTCCCGTGTCGTTGACGCTCAAGCGCAGGTAGGGGCCGGGAAGAAGATCCAGTGACTGGGCGGTTTCCTGCGTCACCTCCAGCGCGACGCAGCGGATGCTGATGCGACCGCCAGCAGGCATGGCGTCCCGAGCATTGATGCACAGGTTGAGCAGGGCGCTTTCCAGTTGCGGTGGATCGATGAATACCGTGCCGCTTTCCTGCTCGAAATCACTGTGCACCGCGATGGCCGGGCCTACGCTGCGGCTGATCAGGTCTTCCATGCCTTCCACCAGCGTGCTCAGGCGAGTCGCCTGGGGCAGCAAGGTCTGGCGGCGGGAAAATGCCAGCAGGCGCTGTACCAGCGTGGCAGCTCGTTGCGCGGACTCACAGGCGCTGTTCAACAATGGGGGGACTTCGGCGTAGCGGGCCTTCTGCAGCCGTTGACGCATCAACTCCTGGGCGCCGAGTATGCTGCCGAGCAAGTTGTTGAAGTCGTGGGCGATGCCGCCGGTGAGCTGGCCTACGGCTTCCATTTTCTGTACCTGGCGCAGTGCTTCCTCGGTCTCGAGCAGGCGCTTCTGCTCGCTGACCTGGCGGGTGATGTCGTAGGCGAACAGGTAGGCGCCGACGATCTCGCCGGTGCTGTCACGCAAGGGCGTGAAGCGCAGCTCGAAATGACGCCTGTCCCCGCGGCGTCCGTATTCGATCGCCTCGGTATAGCTTTCCCCGGACAGTGCCCTGCGCCAGCGTGTCACCGATCGTTCGCGCTCCTCGGGGAATCCGTCCAGGCGTTCCAGCAGACTGTCGCCAGCCTTGATCCTGCGGCCGAACAGATAGTCGAAATCCTCGACCGCGCGGGCGTTGACCGCGAGAAAACGCAGCGAGGTGTCGACCACCTGCACCTGGGCGACACTGTGCTCGACCAGCTCGGCGAGCAGGCTGCGCTCAGCCAGTGCGGTGGTGACTCGCTGTTCGAGGTGGTCGTTGAGTTGTTGCAGCGCGGTTTCGGCGCGACGTCGTTCGGTGACATCCTTGAACAGCACGGCTACCTGGCGCTTGTCGGCAGGTTCGATACGGAACGTGGTGACCGACAGCACCCGCCCGGTGGCTACCAGTTCCTGTTCGAACTGCAAGGGCTCACCGGTGCGTAGTACCTGGCCATAGCGGGCCACCCAGTCGTCGGCTTCGTCTGGCACCATCTCCCGCAGTTTCTGTCCGACAACATTGGGAATCCCGGCATGGCGGGCGTAGGCGGCGTTGGCGAGGACATGGACGTAGTCGCTCAGCGGACCGTGGGGACCGTCGAAGAATTCGATGACGCAGAAGCCTTCGTCCATCGTGTCGAAGAGAAAACGAAACAGGTCCGGATCATGCCAGGGTGGGGTGGCCAGTTCGGCCTCCAGCAAGCTGTTGCGCTGGCGTAGGCGTTCAACTTCCAGGCGCAGGGACTGTAGTTCGCGCGAGGGCATTCGGGCATCCGTCGAGGTGGAGTCAGCTACGCTAATCGCCTGCAGGTGTGCCTGTCCAGTCACACCGCTCAAGGATCTACGCGGGCTTGCTTCGCGCGGCGATCAGCAGCTCCTCCACTTTGGCGGTCAGTCGTGTCAGTTCGAAGGGTTTGTGCAGCAGGGCGATTGGCGGCGAGCCTGATATCCGACTGTTGTCGATGGCGCCGTCGTAACCGGTGATGAACAGGGCAGGTACATGCTCATCGATGGCCCAGCAGGCATTGGCGACCTGGTAGCCATCGAGATCTCCCGGCAGCCCGATATCCACCACCAGCATGTCTGGCCGAATACCTTCGGCCAGGGCGTGCAGGACCGTATGGCCGTCCTCGTAGTCCTGCACCTGGAAACCGTGTTCCTCCAGGACTTCCCGCATCACCAGGCGCAACGTCGTTTGATCCTCCACCAGCAGAATGAGCGACTGTCCAGTGCTCGAGGGTTTGATCATCTGCTCTGTGTCATCGGCCTGAGGCGTTGAGCCTGGCAGCCCGCGTGGCAGATACAGGTGAATACAGGTACCGTGTCCCGGTGCGCTGTCGATGCTCAGTTGGCCGGCCGACTGGCGTACGAAGCCGTAGGCCATGGACAGGCCCAACCCGGTGCCTTGCCCCAGGGGCTTGGTGGTGAAAAAAGGTTCGGCGGCACGCGCGCTGATTTCCTGGGGCATGCCGCAGCCGTTATCCTCGACCTGTATATGCAGATACTGCCCTGCGGGAAGTTGAAGACTTGCTGCTTGCGCTGCATCCATCTGGCAATTGGCACTGCTGATGCGCAAGGTGCCACCCTGTGTCATGGCGTCCCGCGCGTTGATGCACAAATTGAGCAGGGTGCTTTCCAGCTGTGATGGATCGACGCAGACCAGCCATTGGCCGGCGAGCGTGGCATCGACGTACTCGATATGTCTGTCGAGGGAGCTGTGGATCAGGTCGTGCATGTCGGCCACCAGGTGGTGTGCATCCACCGGCTGAGGCACCAGCGCCTGCTGGCGGGCGAAAGCCAGCAGGCGCTGGACCAGGGCAGTGGCGCGCGAGGTGTTCTGCCGGGCAATGCCGAGCATGTGCCTGCTGTCCTGCTGACGGCCCTGCGTCATACGCTTGTCTGCCAGCTCCAGCGCGCCGACGATGCCGCCGAGCAGGTTGTTGAAGTCATGGGCAATGCCACCGGTCAATTGGCCGATGGCTTCCATTTTCTGTGATTGGCGAAGGGCCTCCTCGGCCTGGCTCAGGCGCTCCTGCTCCAGCACGCGACTGGTGATGTCGTAGGCGAACAGATAACCCCCACATATCTGGCCTTCGGCATCGCGCAACGGGTTGTAGCGCATTTCGTAGTGGCGCGGGGCATCGGGCGGGCCGATGCTGACCATTTCGATGAATGACTCGCCGGCGATCACCCGCGGCCAGAGCGGTTGAAACTTTTCCATGATCTGCGGTTGGCCGGCCAGGATCTCCCGGACATGGTCGCCAACCTTGGGTGAAATGCCATGCAGCCGCTCGAAGGTTTCCCGGGCCGTGCGGTTAATCGCCACCAGGCGCAGACTACAGTCTGCGGCAAACACGTTGGCCAGGCTGTGGTCCACCAGTTCGCCGAGCAATCTGCTGTTGGTTTCGGCCCTGTCCATGCGCTTCTCCGCCTGCTCGTACAGAAGGTCTCGTGCCTGTTGGCTGGCAGGGACCCCGGTAAACAGCACGGCCACGCGCCTGTCACTGGCCCGGCCCAGGCGATGGGCCGAGATGGAGAGCAGACGGTCGCTGATCTTCAGGCGTTGCTCGAAATGTGTCGACTGCCCGGTGCGCAGTACCTCGGCGAAACGGGGCACCCAGGCGTCGGCTTCGTCGGGGATGAGCTCGCGCACCGTCTGTCCCATCTGCTTGTCGTGGCCGGTGTGGCGCAGGCAGGCGTCGTTGCTGAGGATATAGCGGTAATCGCTCAGCGGTCCGTGGGGGCCATCGAGCAGTTCCAGCACACAGAACCCTTCGGCCATGTGTGTACTTAGCATCGCGAAACAGGCTCGTTCGAGATCGTGCCTGGCGAGCTGTGCCTCAAGCTCGCCGATGCGGGCCAGCAGCTGCTCGGGTGATGCTGGATAGTCTGGCATGGGCGGGATCCAGGCAAAGTGCTGCGAAACTATAGCCGTTCAACCTGGCTACCGCCATTGCTGGACTAGAACGACCGCACGATCCGCCCCAAGGTCTCCATGGCCTGTTCCGCGCCATCGCCCCACGGGCTGCCGTAGTTCAGGCGGATGCAGTTGCCGAAGCGTCGGGTCGGCGAGAAGATCGGCCCCGGCGCGATGCTGATGCCCTGGGCCAGGGCCATATGGAACAGCTTCAGGGCGTCCATCTGCTCGGGCAGCTCCAGCCACAGGAAATAGCCCCCAGACGGCTGGCTGACCCGGGTCTGCGCCGGAAAATGGCGGGCGATGGCGGCCAGCATGTTGGCCTGCTGACCTTCCAGGGCGTAGCGCAGCTTGCGTAGGTGGCGATCGTAGCCGCCGTGCTGCAGGTAGTCGGCAATCGCCGCCTGGGCCGGCATCGAGGCGCACAGCGAGGTCATCAGCTTGAGCCGCTCGATCTTCTGCGCAAAGCGTCCGGCCGCCACCCAGCCGATCCGGTAGCCCGGCGCCAGGCTCTTGGCGAACGAGCCGCAGTGCATCACCAGGCCCTCGGTATCGAAGGCCTTGGCCGGCTTCGGCGCTTGCTGCGAGTAGTACAGCTCGGCGTAGACGTCGTCCTCGATCAGCGGCACCTGGTGGCGACGCAGCAGCTCGACCAGTTCCTGCTTCTTGGCCTCCGGCATGCTGGCGCCCACCGGGTTCTGGAAGTTGGTCATGCACCACACGGCTTTGACCGGGTGTTTCTCCAGGGTCTGGGCCAGCACGCCGAGGTCCATGCCCTCGCGCGGGTGCACCGGGATTTCCACCGCCTTGAGCTTGAGGCGTTCGAGTACCTGCAGGCAGGCATAGAAGGCCGGTGCCTCGATGGCCACCAGGTCGCCGGGTTGGGTGACGGCCTGCAGGCACAGGTTCAGCGCTTCCAGGGCGCCGTTGGTGATCAGCAGTTCCTCCATCGGCAGCATCAACCCGGCGACCATGTAGCGCAGGGCGATCTGCCGGCGCAGTTGCGGGTTGCCCGGCGACAGGTCGGTGACCACCATGCGCGGGTCCATGGCCCGGCTGGCGCTGGCCAGCGATCGCGACAGGCGTTGCAGGGGGAACAGGGTCGGGCTGGGAAAGGCCGAGCCGAATGGCACGGTGTGCGGATCCTTGATCGAGTCGAGGATCGAGAACACCAGGCCGCTGACATCGACATCGGTGGACTCGCTGGCCGGCGCCTGGGGCTGTGGCTCGCTGAACGGGCGCGGCGCATGGGCATTGACGAAGTAGCCCGAGCGCGGCCGGGCGCGGATCAGGCCGCGCCGCTCCAGCAGGTAGTAGGCCTGGAACACCGTGGACGGGCTGACCCCGTGGGTCTGGCTGGCGTAACGCACCGAAGGTACCCGCTGACCGGGGCCAAGCACCCCGGAGCGGATCAATTCGGCAATGTCATCGGCAAATCGTTCGTAGCGTTTCATTAGGGTCTGGGCAGGCAAGGTGGTGGTCAGTGTAGGGGATCAGCGATTCATCGGCGCGACGAAACGGCTGTGCGCGGTGCTGCGGATGCCGGGCTGGTCGCTGTCCTGGATCTCGAATGCCAGCTCCTGGGAGCTGCTGCTCGGGCGATCGGCTAGCATCGCCACCGACACCGGCAGCTCGCTCATCTCGCCGGCGGCGAGGGTGAACTCGGTACGCCCGTGCAGCTCGAAGCCGTCGGCGTCCACCAGGCGCAGGCGATAGTGCTGCGGTTCCTGGGTCTTGTTGATGATCTTGAGCAGGTAGATGTTCTCGATCTGGCCCAGAGCGTTCTCGCGGAACAGGCCGCGGTCCTTGATCACGTCCATCGATACCATCGGGCGCATCTGCAGGGCGACCACCAGTGCGCCGATCATCACTGTCAGCGCGGCGGCGTAGCCCAGCAGGCGAGGGCGCATCCAGTGGGTCTTGCCGCCTTGCAGGTTGTGCTCTGACTTGTAGCCAATCAGGCCACGGGCATAGTTCATCTTGTCCATCACCCCGTCGCAGGCGTCGATGCAGGCGGCGCAGCCGATGCAGGCCATCTGCAGGCCCTCGCGAATATCGATGCCGGTAGGGCAGACCTGCACGCACAGGGTGCAGTCGATGCAGTCGCCCAGGCCCTGGCTGCGCGGGTCGCTGCCTTTCTTGCGCGGGCCACGGGCTTCGCCGCGGCTGGGATCGTAGGCCACCGCCAGGGTGTCCTTGTCGAACATCACGCTCTGGAACCGCGCATAGGGGCACATGTGCATGCACACGGCCTCGCGCAGCCAGCCGGCATTGAGGTAGGTGGCGCCGGTGAAGAACAGGATCCAGAACAGCGCCACGCCGCCCAGCTCGAAGCTGAACAGCTCGGCGGCCAGCGGGCGGATCGGGGTGAAGTAGCCGACGAAAGTCAGCCCGGTGAGTAGGCCGATGGCCAGCCACAGGCCATGCTTGAGGCCGCGCCGGGCGATTTTCTCGACGCCCCAGGGCGCGGCGGCCAGCTTGATGCGCTGGTTGCGGTCGCCTTCGGCGATCTTCTCGCACCACATGAACAGCCAGGTCCAGGTGCTCTGCGGGCAGCTGTACCCGCACCAGACGCGGCCGGCAAACACGGTGATGGCGAACAGGCCGAAGGCACAGATGATCAGCAGCGCCGAGAGCAGGATGAAATCCTGCGGCCAGAAGGTTGCGCCGAAGATGTGGAATTTGCTTTCGGCCAGGTCCCATAGCACAGCCTGGCGGTCGCCCCACTGCAACCAGGCGGTGCCGAAGAACAGCGCGAACAGCAACCCGGCAAAGGCGATCCGCAGGTTGCGGTAGAAGCCGGTGAAGCTGCGGGTGTGGATGCCACCGGCCACCTGGCTTTTGCTCTTGTTGACGGCGGGGGCAATTTCGATGACTCGGAAGGGGATTCTATCGCTCATGGTTCATCGCTCATCAGGCCTCGATCAGGCCATGGCACTATGGCCCCCGATCTGTTTTCAGCACAGGCCCAGGTATTGAGATAAAAACCATATCAGATGAGTGCCCTATCTGCTTAGGCCCCGGCTTTCAACGCCTTGAGCGCTTGGTTGCAGATGCCTGCGGCTATCCACCGCACCTCTGCCAGCGTATGAGGAGTTCCGTTAGGCCAAGCGCAACGCACGCGGCGCGTGTGCTGCGGTCTTCTGTAGAAGACACCGGGAGGCTACCGATGGACGCATTCTGGCATTCGATCCTTGAGGCTTTGCACAGCGAATTCGCCGATGTCACCGACGAGCGCGAGGTTGCCCGTATCTTGATTCGCTTGTTGATGGCGGCTTTGCTGGGGGCGGTGCTGGGCTTCGAGCGCGAGAGCAAGGGCAAGGCGGCGGGGGTGCGCACGCACATGCTGGTTTCGATGGGCGCGGCGTTGTTCGTGCTGGCGCCAAGCATGGCCGGCGCCGACGAGCAGGCGTTGAGCCGGGTGATCCAGGGCATCGTCGCCGGCATAGGCTTTCTCGGGGCGGGCACGATTCTCAAGGGCAACAGCCAGGATGCCAGCCACGTCAAGGGCCTGACCACCGCTGCCGGACTGTGGATGACCGCGGCTATCGGTACCGCCGCAGGCATGGGACGCGAGGCCACGGCACTGGTGAGCACCGTGATGGCGCTGCTGGTGCTGGCCAGCATGCCGCTGCTGGTGGACAAGGTCGAGGGCGAGGTACGGGAGAAGAAGGGCGGTGAGAACGAGGAGGGCAGGAAGCACTGAGGGGAGCCGAAGCTCCCCTCATAAGCGTTGTTGCCTGCTCTTTTCTTATTATTGGAGACGAGCCTATTGTTGTTTTTGTCGGCGGTTGTCTCTGCATTGCGGGGCCCCCAACCGGGGCCAAGAGCAAACGTATTTTTTTGAGCGCTGACTTGCGTTCATCCAACGTGATCCAACCTTGACTGCCGCTACCTTGGAGGTAGTTTTATTGTTCTGTGTCAGGCTGCGGGGGCGGCCCCCTGGAAAGCACGTCGACTCCAAAAAAATCTGCTTGCTACGCCTCTGCCGTGTTGTTCTTGTTATGTCAGAGCCGTTTACTGTTGTTTTTATTGGGTATCGCGTTTTTTTGTTCTTGTTATGCCAAAAGATATAGCAGATGGCGTGCCAACTTTTAAAAGTCCTTAAAATTCAATGGTTTAATGGATTTCCCTCAAAAGGTGGCACGTGAAATTCTGTCGAATTGTTTCCCTGTTACCCGATTTTTTTCTGGCAAGCGTGTAGGCGGTAACACTCCGCCCACATCTGTGTGACACGCGTATGACTCAGCGCACGCCACGTGCCCGCGCTACCCGCGAACCGGTGGCGCGCCCCAGCACTTCGCTGATGCGCAGGCCGGCGGCGATCAGCTTGTCCAGGTCGATGCCGGTCTCGATGCCCAGCCCCTGTAACAGGTACACCACGTCCTCGCTAGCGACGTTACCGGTGGCACCCTTGGCGTACGGGCAACCGCCCAGCCCGGCCACCGAGCTGTCGAACACGCTGATGCCCTCCAGCAGGCCGGCATAGACGTTGGCCAGGGCTTGGCCATAGGTGTCGTGGAAGTGCCCGGCCAGTTGCTCGCGGGGTACCTGGGCCGCGACCACTTCGAACAGGCGGCGGGTGTCACCGGCGGTGCCGGTGCCGATGGTGTCGCCCAGCGATACCTCGTAGCAGCCCATGTCGTAAAGGGCACGGGCCACCGGCGCGACCTGCTCGGCGCCGATACGCCCCTCGTAGGGGCAGCCGAGCACGCAGGACACATAACCGCGCACCCGCACACCCTGGCTGCGGGCGGCGTCCATAATCGGTTCAAAGCGTTTGAGGCTGTCGCTGATCGAGCAGTTGATGTTGCGCTGCGAGAAGGCTTCCGAGGCCGCCGCGAACACCGCCACTTCCTTCACCCCGGCGGCCAGGGCATCCTCGAAACCGCGCAGGTTGGGTGCCAGGGCCGCATAGGTGACCCCTTCACGCTGGCGGATACCGGCGAACACCTCGGCGGAGCCGGCCATCTGCGGCACCCACTTGGGCGAGACGAAACTGCCCACTTCGATGTAGCCGAGCCCGGCGTCGGTGAGGTCGTCCACCAGTTGCACCTTGTCGGCGACGCTGATGGGCTGGGCTTCGTTCTGCAGGCCGTCGCGCGGGCCGACTTCGACCAGACGGACATTCTTGGGCAATGACATGGCGGGTTTCCTGTGGCGGATCAACGGTGGGGGTGCGACGGGTTCAGGGTGGCGGCCAGGGCCTGCTCGCAGCGCTCCTGGGCGGTGTCCAGCTCCAGGTGCATCTGCTGGATGTCGAGCATCTGCTGTTCGAGCTGGGCGCGGCGTTCGGCGATCTTGGCCAGCATGCTGGTGAGCTGCTTCTGGTTGCCGCTGGTGGGGTCGTAGAGCTCGATCAGTTCCCGGCACTCGGCCAGCGAGAAGCC
This window of the Pseudomonas mosselii genome carries:
- a CDS encoding MerR family transcriptional regulator, whose translation is MSSQTYSISDLSRELDITTRAIRFYEEQGLLSPERRGLERIYSARDKVTLKLILRGKRIGFSLAECRELIELYDPTSGNQKQLTSMLAKIAERRAQLEQQMLDIQQMHLELDTAQERCEQALAATLNPSHPHR
- a CDS encoding hydroxymethylglutaryl-CoA lyase, whose protein sequence is MSLPKNVRLVEVGPRDGLQNEAQPISVADKVQLVDDLTDAGLGYIEVGSFVSPKWVPQMAGSAEVFAGIRQREGVTYAALAPNLRGFEDALAAGVKEVAVFAAASEAFSQRNINCSISDSLKRFEPIMDAARSQGVRVRGYVSCVLGCPYEGRIGAEQVAPVARALYDMGCYEVSLGDTIGTGTAGDTRRLFEVVAAQVPREQLAGHFHDTYGQALANVYAGLLEGISVFDSSVAGLGGCPYAKGATGNVASEDVVYLLQGLGIETGIDLDKLIAAGLRISEVLGRATGSRVARARGVR